Proteins encoded within one genomic window of Methanosarcina barkeri str. Wiesmoor:
- the thiD gene encoding bifunctional hydroxymethylpyrimidine kinase/phosphomethylpyrimidine kinase encodes MTEKTLKVKTPIVLTIAGSDSGGGAGIAADLKTFAALGVHGTCAITSVTAQNTTGVLKTFDLTPEAVASQIEAVCTDMEVGWAKSGMLASSEIVREVAKEIRKYELSLVLDPVIAAEAGGNLLRKEAISVLTEELLPFCKVTTPNASEAGELAGMAVKTPEDAKIAARKIADLGVEAVIVTGGHLNATDLIYEADSETFTRVPGTFVKGGTHGTGCTYSAAVTAFLASGENLEGAARKAKKFVEQAILRSRPAGRGVSPVNQLGVVLEQKERYLVLRELKEAVSILEGSPDFSKLIPEVGCNIGMAILEADSYEDVAAVEGRIVRHRGRAVPVGCVDFGASRHVARIILASLRYDPEVRAAINVKYSREALAACIDMKLEISSFDRAEEPENSSTMDWGTVEAIKKYGSVPKIICDKGGQGKEPMIRLLGRCATEVAKLAVELAEKIQ; translated from the coding sequence ATGACCGAAAAAACCTTAAAAGTAAAAACCCCAATTGTTCTGACTATTGCAGGTTCGGATTCAGGGGGAGGAGCCGGAATTGCTGCGGACCTGAAGACTTTTGCCGCTCTTGGAGTACATGGAACCTGCGCTATTACATCGGTTACTGCACAGAATACCACTGGAGTGCTGAAAACCTTTGACCTCACTCCTGAAGCTGTCGCCAGCCAGATTGAAGCTGTCTGCACCGATATGGAGGTCGGGTGGGCAAAAAGTGGTATGCTTGCCTCATCGGAAATCGTAAGGGAAGTTGCAAAAGAAATCAGGAAATACGAGCTTTCCCTTGTGCTGGATCCTGTTATAGCTGCTGAAGCAGGAGGAAACCTGCTGCGAAAAGAAGCTATCTCTGTCCTTACCGAAGAACTGCTGCCCTTCTGCAAGGTTACGACGCCCAATGCATCCGAAGCAGGTGAGCTCGCTGGCATGGCTGTCAAAACCCCTGAGGACGCGAAAATCGCAGCCAGAAAAATTGCGGACCTGGGTGTCGAAGCTGTCATTGTTACAGGAGGACACCTGAATGCCACTGACTTGATTTATGAAGCTGATTCTGAGACTTTTACCCGTGTTCCGGGCACTTTTGTTAAAGGAGGAACACACGGCACGGGCTGCACTTACTCTGCGGCAGTGACTGCCTTCTTAGCCTCAGGAGAGAACCTGGAAGGAGCTGCAAGGAAAGCAAAGAAATTCGTTGAACAAGCAATCCTCAGGAGCAGGCCTGCAGGCAGGGGAGTAAGTCCTGTAAACCAGCTTGGAGTGGTTCTGGAGCAAAAAGAGCGCTATCTGGTATTAAGAGAATTAAAAGAAGCAGTTTCGATTCTTGAAGGCAGCCCTGATTTTTCAAAACTGATTCCCGAAGTAGGTTGTAACATAGGAATGGCTATTCTTGAAGCTGACAGCTACGAAGACGTTGCGGCCGTCGAAGGCAGGATAGTAAGGCACAGGGGACGTGCGGTTCCTGTAGGTTGTGTGGATTTTGGGGCCAGCCGACATGTAGCAAGGATTATTCTCGCGTCCCTTCGTTATGATCCTGAAGTTAGGGCAGCAATTAACGTAAAATACTCCAGGGAGGCACTTGCAGCCTGCATAGATATGAAACTTGAAATTTCCTCTTTTGACAGGGCTGAAGAACCAGAAAACTCCAGTACTATGGACTGGGGTACAGTCGAAGCAATCAAAAAGTACGGAAGTGTGCCGAAAATCATCTGTGATAAAGGAGGCCAGGGAAAAGAACCAATGATCCGCCTGCTCGGGAGATGTGCAACTGAAGTGGCAAAGCTTGCTGTGGAGCTTGCAGAAAAAATACAGTAA
- a CDS encoding 50S ribosomal protein L37e — MSKGTSSMGKRQKRTHAKCRRCGSVSFNVHTKQCTSCGFGKTSRIRAYKWQAKCKY; from the coding sequence ATGAGTAAAGGTACTTCATCAATGGGAAAAAGGCAGAAACGCACACATGCTAAATGCAGGCGCTGTGGGAGTGTTTCTTTTAACGTGCATACAAAACAGTGTACTTCATGTGGTTTTGGAAAAACATCTCGTATAAGAGCTTACAAGTGGCAGGCAAAGTGCAAGTATTAA
- a CDS encoding TrpB-like pyridoxal phosphate-dependent enzyme translates to MEQTKIILDENEMPKQWYNVLSDLSSPIEPPLDPRTREPISPEALEPIFPKGLIKQEMSSERFIDIPEEILEIYRLWRPSPLYRAHRLEKLLKTPAKIYYKNEGVSPAGSHKTNTSIAQAYYNMKEGTERITTETGAGQWGSALALACNYFDLECKVYMVRSSFYQKPYRKSMITIWGGNVVPSPSEDTEFGRKILKEQPETPGSLGIAISEAVEDAIAHDSTKYSLGSVLNHVMLHQTIIGAECKKQLEQVETYPDIVIGCCGGGSNLAGISLEFIKDKIEGKRNPRVIAVEPSACPSLTKGEYRYDFGDTAEMTPLLKMYTLGHKHVPPAIHAGGLRYHGDSPIISKLCDEGFIEAVSYDQYPVFDAAVQFARTEGIVPAPESAHAIRCAIDEAIKCKQTGEEKTILFNLSGHGHFDMSSYDKYFNKELA, encoded by the coding sequence ATGGAACAGACCAAGATTATCCTTGACGAGAATGAAATGCCTAAACAGTGGTATAACGTCCTTTCGGACTTATCTTCTCCTATCGAGCCGCCTCTTGATCCAAGAACCCGGGAGCCTATAAGCCCTGAAGCCCTTGAACCTATTTTTCCAAAAGGTCTTATCAAGCAGGAAATGAGCAGTGAAAGGTTTATTGATATCCCTGAAGAGATACTTGAAATTTACAGACTCTGGAGACCCAGTCCTCTTTACAGGGCTCACAGGCTGGAAAAACTTCTCAAAACCCCTGCAAAGATATACTATAAAAATGAAGGGGTAAGCCCCGCAGGCAGCCATAAGACAAATACCTCAATTGCCCAGGCCTACTATAATATGAAAGAAGGAACCGAGAGGATCACAACCGAAACAGGGGCAGGGCAGTGGGGAAGTGCATTGGCTCTTGCCTGCAATTATTTTGATCTCGAATGTAAAGTCTATATGGTCCGTTCCAGTTTTTACCAGAAACCTTACCGGAAATCCATGATAACAATCTGGGGAGGAAATGTTGTGCCCTCGCCAAGTGAAGATACCGAATTCGGGAGAAAGATTCTGAAGGAGCAGCCGGAAACACCGGGAAGCCTGGGAATAGCAATCAGTGAAGCCGTAGAGGATGCAATCGCACACGATAGCACTAAATATTCCCTTGGAAGCGTGCTCAACCATGTTATGCTCCACCAGACGATAATCGGGGCCGAATGCAAGAAGCAGCTTGAACAAGTTGAAACCTATCCTGATATAGTTATAGGCTGCTGCGGAGGAGGAAGCAACCTCGCGGGAATATCTCTTGAGTTTATTAAAGACAAGATTGAAGGAAAGAGGAATCCAAGAGTAATTGCAGTCGAGCCCTCAGCCTGCCCGTCCCTGACCAAAGGAGAATACAGGTACGACTTCGGAGACACTGCGGAAATGACCCCACTTCTTAAAATGTATACCCTGGGACACAAACATGTGCCTCCTGCCATCCACGCAGGCGGACTCCGTTACCATGGTGACTCCCCAATCATAAGTAAACTCTGTGATGAAGGGTTTATCGAAGCCGTTTCATATGATCAGTATCCTGTATTTGATGCCGCTGTGCAGTTCGCACGGACTGAAGGCATAGTCCCTGCTCCGGAATCCGCGCATGCTATCCGCTGTGCAATCGACGAAGCTATCAAATGCAAGCAAACCGGAGAAGAAAAAACAATTCTCTTCAACCTGAGTGGACACGGACATTTCGACATGAGTTCATATGACAAATATTTCAACAAAGAACTTGCCTGA
- a CDS encoding DUF1699 family protein: MRIRVISSRNEILALNPTEKIVHFAFRPSNKDIFLLVETCPKLEIIQLPKSYIRTVSRAIEMFLEMQKVQLIEGDVWGHRKDINEYYTVPQSVISKIRSMKAEGIPNEKIAEKVAHESKLSPEMVFYILDRKYLE, from the coding sequence ATGAGAATAAGAGTTATCAGTTCAAGAAATGAAATTCTGGCACTGAATCCAACTGAAAAAATCGTCCACTTTGCATTCAGGCCGTCAAATAAAGATATTTTTCTGCTTGTTGAGACCTGTCCGAAACTGGAGATAATTCAGCTTCCAAAGTCCTACATAAGGACAGTTTCAAGAGCTATAGAGATGTTTCTGGAAATGCAAAAGGTTCAGCTTATAGAAGGGGATGTATGGGGACACAGGAAAGACATTAATGAGTATTATACTGTTCCCCAATCCGTAATTTCAAAAATCAGAAGCATGAAAGCTGAAGGCATTCCCAATGAAAAAATTGCGGAGAAAGTAGCGCACGAGAGCAAACTTAGTCCTGAAATGGTTTTTTACATTTTGGACAGGAAATATTTAGAGTAA
- a CDS encoding DUF1699 family protein has translation MKIRVVSSREEIPTLNPNERVIHLAFRPSNKDVFMLAETCPKIEAIQLPKSYRRTVSKSIEMFLEMQKINLLEGDVWGHRKDINEYYNVSQNVLEKIQELKADRFTNEVIAEKLSRESKLNSDMILYILSKKIVD, from the coding sequence ATGAAGATAAGAGTAGTTAGTTCACGGGAGGAAATTCCTACCCTGAACCCTAATGAAAGGGTTATCCATCTTGCTTTCAGACCGTCTAACAAAGATGTATTCATGCTTGCAGAAACATGTCCGAAAATTGAAGCTATACAGCTTCCTAAATCTTACAGAAGGACGGTTTCCAAGTCGATTGAAATGTTTCTTGAGATGCAGAAGATAAATCTTCTGGAAGGCGATGTATGGGGACACAGGAAAGACATAAACGAATACTATAATGTCTCTCAGAATGTTCTGGAGAAAATTCAGGAATTAAAAGCCGACCGCTTTACTAATGAGGTCATTGCTGAAAAGCTTTCCAGGGAAAGTAAATTGAATTCGGATATGATCCTATATATCCTGAGCAAAAAAATTGTGGATTAA
- the purF gene encoding amidophosphoribosyltransferase produces the protein MKEECGVAGIILPGDRPQSNTVAFKLYYALYALQHRGQESTGIMVYDGTSSHSIKGMGLVPDVYNKDSLGHLVGNVGVGHVRYSTTGGSKIENCQPFVLKFKGGAVAIAHNGNLVNARTLKDELECEGRIFISESDTEVIGHLLVKELIRHDPIESIRNVMRKLVGSYSLVIHIGGVLYAVRDPLGLKPLCFGEVDGGYAVFSESVALDTLNGTLIRDVRPGEVIVFTGDSFESYQIGNEPHPAHCVFEFIYFARPDSIIDGKLVYKVRENIGRELAREHPVEADVVSPVPDSGITSAIGYARESGTKYLEGLMKNRYIGRTFILPGQELRETAVRLKMNAIQDNVKDKRVVLVDDSIVRGTTSRRIIDMVRRAGASEIHARIGSPAIIAPCYLGIDMATRQELIASYKTVKEVEGLINADSLGYLSIDGLMRALGRDKCDMCLGCLTGEYPVEIPGENCIRKQTRLDDFNNNQESS, from the coding sequence TTGAAAGAAGAATGTGGCGTTGCAGGCATAATTCTACCAGGCGATAGGCCGCAATCCAATACTGTCGCATTCAAGCTGTATTACGCCTTGTATGCCCTCCAGCATAGAGGACAGGAATCCACTGGCATAATGGTATATGATGGTACATCCTCTCATTCCATTAAAGGCATGGGTCTCGTCCCTGATGTGTATAACAAAGATTCTCTTGGGCACCTGGTTGGAAATGTAGGAGTAGGGCATGTCCGCTACTCAACCACCGGAGGATCAAAAATCGAAAATTGCCAGCCCTTTGTTCTGAAATTCAAAGGAGGAGCAGTTGCAATTGCCCATAACGGGAACCTGGTTAATGCCAGAACGCTCAAGGATGAACTGGAGTGTGAAGGCCGTATCTTTATCAGTGAGTCCGATACAGAAGTTATTGGCCACCTTCTTGTAAAAGAACTGATAAGACACGACCCTATAGAATCAATCCGGAATGTCATGCGTAAGCTTGTCGGTTCCTATTCCCTGGTTATCCATATCGGCGGTGTTCTGTATGCTGTGCGTGACCCTCTCGGTCTTAAGCCGCTCTGCTTTGGGGAAGTCGATGGTGGATATGCAGTATTCTCGGAAAGCGTAGCCCTTGATACCCTTAACGGCACCCTTATCAGGGATGTACGGCCAGGTGAGGTAATAGTTTTTACAGGCGACAGCTTTGAGAGCTACCAGATAGGAAACGAGCCTCATCCCGCACATTGTGTGTTTGAGTTCATTTATTTTGCAAGACCCGATTCTATTATTGACGGAAAACTGGTCTACAAAGTTCGGGAAAATATCGGGAGAGAGCTTGCCAGAGAACATCCGGTAGAGGCTGATGTTGTTTCACCTGTCCCGGACTCTGGGATTACTTCCGCAATCGGCTACGCCAGGGAGTCAGGCACCAAATACCTTGAAGGCTTGATGAAGAACCGTTATATAGGGCGTACATTTATCCTGCCTGGCCAAGAGCTGCGTGAAACCGCAGTTCGGCTTAAAATGAATGCTATCCAGGATAATGTTAAAGACAAACGTGTTGTTCTGGTTGACGACAGTATTGTCCGTGGTACAACCTCCAGGCGGATTATAGATATGGTCCGCAGGGCAGGTGCTTCAGAAATCCATGCAAGGATAGGAAGTCCAGCAATTATTGCTCCCTGTTATCTGGGTATAGATATGGCCACCAGGCAAGAACTTATCGCCTCTTATAAGACCGTAAAAGAGGTTGAAGGCCTTATTAATGCGGATTCACTCGGATATCTAAGTATTGACGGACTTATGAGGGCTCTTGGGCGCGATAAGTGCGACATGTGCCTTGGCTGCCTTACAGGTGAGTATCCTGTCGAAATTCCTGGAGAAAACTGCATAAGGAAGCAGACACGTCTGGATGATTTTAACAATAACCAGGAAAGTTCCTGA
- a CDS encoding ATP-dependent DNA helicase, protein MKIESLDLPDEVKQFYLNSGIMELYPPQAEAVEKGLLEGRNLLAAIPTASGKTLLAELAMLKSILAGGKALYIVPLRALASEKFRRFREFSELGIRVGISTGDYDLRDEGLGVNDIIVATSEKTDSLLRNETVWMQEISVVVADEVHLIDSPDRGPTLEVTLAKLRKMNPSCQILALSATVGNADELAVWLEAELVVSEWRPTELLEGVFFNGTFYCKDREKTVEQSTKDEAVNLALDTLKKDGQCLVFESSRKNCMAFAKKAASTVKKTLSAEDRNALAGIADEILENSETDTSTNLAVCIRSGTAFHHAGLTTPLRELVEDGFRAGRIKLISSTPTLAAGLNLPARRVIIRNYRRYSSEDGMQPIPVLEYKQMAGRAGRPRLDPYGEAVLVAKSYKEFVFLFENYIEANAEDIWSKLGTENALRTHVLSTISNGFARTYDELMDFLEATFFAFQYSNFGLSTVVNECLNFLRQEGMLEKDDALIPTSFGKLVSRLYIDPLSAARIAKGLKGAKSLSELTLLHLVCSTPDMRLLYMRSHDYQDINDYVMAHASEFVKVPSPFDTTEYEWFLGEVKTSLLLLDWIHEKSENEICLKFGTGEGDIHSIADIAEWIMHVTSQLAGLLDLKGAREAAELEKRIHYGAAPELIDLLNIRGIGRVRARKLYEAGFKSSAELAEVDPEKVAALLGPKIADRIFKQIRGRGTSSGIIASEPPEKSPYSGQKTISDY, encoded by the coding sequence ATGAAGATAGAAAGTCTCGATCTGCCCGATGAAGTAAAGCAGTTTTATCTCAATTCCGGAATTATGGAACTTTATCCTCCTCAGGCCGAAGCCGTGGAAAAAGGTCTGCTTGAAGGAAGAAACCTGCTTGCTGCAATCCCTACAGCTTCAGGGAAGACTCTCCTTGCCGAGCTTGCAATGTTGAAATCCATCCTTGCAGGAGGAAAGGCGCTCTATATCGTGCCTCTCAGAGCTCTTGCTTCCGAGAAATTCAGGCGGTTTAGGGAGTTTTCGGAACTTGGAATAAGGGTTGGGATCTCTACAGGGGACTATGACCTGCGGGACGAGGGACTCGGAGTAAACGACATTATTGTTGCAACCTCCGAGAAAACCGATTCCCTTCTCAGAAACGAGACCGTCTGGATGCAGGAAATTTCAGTTGTTGTGGCAGACGAGGTTCATCTCATAGACTCACCGGATAGGGGCCCTACGCTTGAGGTTACCCTTGCAAAGCTTCGGAAAATGAATCCTTCCTGTCAGATCCTTGCATTATCTGCAACTGTCGGGAATGCCGACGAACTAGCAGTCTGGCTGGAAGCCGAGCTTGTAGTAAGTGAATGGAGGCCTACTGAGCTTCTTGAAGGGGTATTCTTTAATGGGACTTTCTATTGCAAAGATAGGGAAAAAACTGTTGAGCAGTCCACAAAAGACGAAGCCGTGAACCTTGCGCTGGATACCCTCAAAAAAGATGGGCAGTGTCTGGTTTTTGAAAGCAGCAGAAAAAACTGCATGGCTTTTGCAAAAAAGGCAGCTTCAACTGTTAAAAAGACTCTGTCAGCAGAAGATAGGAATGCACTTGCAGGAATTGCAGACGAGATCCTTGAAAACAGTGAAACCGATACTTCAACGAACCTTGCAGTCTGTATTCGTTCAGGAACAGCTTTTCATCATGCAGGCCTCACCACGCCTTTAAGAGAACTTGTGGAGGACGGTTTCAGGGCTGGGAGGATAAAGTTGATTTCCAGCACTCCTACTCTCGCAGCCGGGCTTAACCTGCCTGCGCGGCGTGTGATTATCCGAAATTATCGGCGCTATTCTTCTGAAGACGGAATGCAGCCTATTCCTGTACTCGAGTACAAACAGATGGCAGGCAGGGCAGGCAGGCCGAGGCTTGACCCGTACGGAGAAGCCGTGCTTGTTGCAAAATCATATAAGGAGTTTGTTTTCCTTTTTGAAAACTATATCGAAGCCAACGCCGAAGATATCTGGTCCAAGCTCGGAACCGAAAATGCTCTCAGGACCCATGTGCTCTCTACGATCTCTAACGGTTTTGCGCGGACATATGATGAACTCATGGATTTTCTGGAGGCAACATTTTTTGCTTTCCAGTACTCGAACTTCGGGCTTTCTACGGTTGTGAACGAATGCCTTAACTTTTTGCGTCAGGAAGGGATGCTTGAGAAAGACGATGCCCTCATCCCTACAAGCTTCGGCAAACTTGTCTCAAGGCTCTATATCGACCCCCTGTCAGCTGCCAGGATTGCAAAGGGCCTGAAAGGGGCAAAGAGCCTGAGTGAGCTTACCCTGCTGCATCTGGTGTGCAGCACACCTGACATGCGCCTGCTTTACATGCGGAGCCATGATTATCAGGATATCAACGATTATGTAATGGCTCATGCGAGTGAATTTGTAAAGGTGCCCAGTCCCTTCGATACTACGGAATATGAATGGTTCCTTGGGGAAGTCAAGACTTCCCTCCTTCTGCTTGACTGGATCCATGAAAAATCTGAAAACGAGATTTGCTTAAAGTTCGGCACTGGGGAAGGTGACATTCATTCAATTGCGGATATTGCGGAATGGATAATGCACGTCACCTCTCAACTTGCCGGGCTCCTTGACCTCAAAGGTGCAAGAGAAGCCGCAGAACTTGAAAAGAGGATACATTACGGAGCAGCCCCTGAACTTATAGATCTGCTCAATATCAGAGGTATAGGGCGCGTGAGAGCAAGGAAACTCTATGAGGCAGGCTTCAAATCCTCTGCAGAGCTTGCAGAAGTTGATCCTGAAAAAGTTGCTGCTCTTCTTGGGCCGAAAATTGCAGACCGGATTTTTAAGCAGATCAGGGGTAGAGGGACATCTTCTGGAATTATTGCTTCTGAACCTCCTGAGAAAAGTCCGTATTCTGGGCAAAAAACAATTAGTGATTATTGA
- a CDS encoding LSm family protein — protein MANRPLDILNNALDTPVIVRLKGAREFRGELKGYDIHMNLVLDNAEELREGEVVSKFGSVVIRGDNVVYVSP, from the coding sequence ATGGCAAACCGACCTCTGGATATTTTGAACAACGCACTGGACACACCTGTAATCGTTAGATTGAAAGGCGCACGCGAGTTTAGAGGCGAGCTGAAAGGATACGATATTCACATGAACCTCGTGCTTGACAATGCTGAAGAGCTAAGAGAAGGAGAAGTTGTAAGCAAGTTCGGCAGTGTCGTTATTCGCGGTGACAACGTGGTATATGTATCTCCGTAA
- a CDS encoding ribosome biogenesis/translation initiation ATPase RLI, which produces MRIAILNKDKCQPRQCSKECEKYCPRVRTGDETIVFEEDGKPVISEELCVGCGICVHKCPFKAIMIIGLPETLTEPTHRYGVNGFALFGLPVPRVGKVTGILGPNGIGKSTSVQILSGTLIPNFGQEKGDWDTVLEHYAGTALYDYFKDVVDGKVKVSQKPQYVDLIPKAFKGKTSELLENTDERGVLDELIDYLDLNSIVDRKISELSGGELQRVAIAACAAKDAQFYFFDEISPYLDIYQRINVARLIQEISKDRTVLVVEHDLALLDMLADVIHIAYGEPAGFGVVTLPKSVRVGINQYLKGYLPEENIRIRPEAIKFEVHPPREDHHLRSMVTFNGFSKKFGDGFSLKAAGGSLREGEVLGVVGPNGIGKSTFVKVLAGEIKPDEGDPGIDVKISYKPQYIKADIPVRVQDFLRGISKHFGTSYYEVEIANPLQLDKIYDNMLTDLSGGELQRVAIAACLSQEADLYILDEPSAHLDVEQRSMVTKVLNRFAENNNKTALVVDHDIYMIDMLSQRLVVFEGKPSVYGEAHGPFSMEDGMNRFLKNLGITFRRDEETRRPRVNNLGSRLDREQKESGNYYYSAGD; this is translated from the coding sequence ATGAGAATTGCTATACTTAATAAAGATAAGTGTCAGCCCAGACAGTGTAGTAAGGAGTGCGAGAAATACTGTCCGAGGGTTCGAACAGGGGATGAAACGATTGTTTTTGAAGAAGACGGAAAGCCCGTAATTTCCGAAGAATTATGTGTGGGTTGCGGAATTTGCGTCCACAAATGCCCTTTTAAAGCCATTATGATCATAGGGCTTCCTGAAACTCTGACAGAGCCTACTCACAGGTACGGAGTAAATGGTTTTGCCCTCTTCGGACTGCCTGTACCCAGGGTGGGAAAAGTAACAGGGATTCTTGGCCCTAATGGGATAGGAAAAAGTACGTCCGTCCAGATCCTTTCAGGAACTTTGATCCCTAATTTCGGACAGGAAAAAGGCGATTGGGATACTGTGCTTGAACACTATGCTGGAACTGCACTTTATGACTACTTCAAAGATGTCGTGGATGGGAAAGTTAAGGTTTCCCAGAAACCCCAATACGTAGACCTCATCCCTAAAGCTTTCAAAGGAAAAACCTCCGAACTGCTCGAAAATACCGATGAAAGAGGAGTCCTTGATGAGCTTATCGACTATCTTGATTTAAACAGCATAGTTGACAGGAAAATCTCGGAATTAAGTGGTGGAGAGCTGCAGCGTGTGGCAATAGCAGCATGTGCTGCAAAGGATGCTCAGTTCTACTTCTTTGACGAAATTAGCCCCTACCTTGACATCTACCAGAGGATTAACGTCGCCCGCCTGATCCAGGAAATCTCAAAGGACAGGACTGTACTCGTAGTAGAGCATGACCTTGCACTCCTGGACATGCTCGCAGACGTCATTCACATTGCCTACGGAGAGCCTGCAGGTTTCGGTGTGGTTACTCTTCCGAAGAGTGTAAGGGTGGGAATCAACCAGTACCTCAAAGGCTATCTCCCTGAAGAAAATATAAGGATCCGGCCTGAAGCCATTAAGTTTGAAGTCCATCCTCCAAGAGAAGACCACCACTTAAGGTCTATGGTTACCTTTAATGGTTTTTCAAAGAAATTTGGAGACGGCTTCTCCCTGAAAGCCGCAGGCGGCAGTCTTCGAGAAGGCGAGGTGCTCGGAGTAGTGGGCCCTAACGGGATAGGAAAGTCAACCTTCGTAAAAGTGCTTGCAGGGGAAATCAAACCTGATGAGGGCGATCCGGGCATAGATGTCAAAATATCTTACAAGCCTCAGTATATTAAAGCCGATATTCCTGTTCGCGTGCAGGACTTCCTGCGCGGGATCTCAAAGCATTTTGGAACCAGCTACTATGAGGTAGAGATTGCAAACCCACTCCAGCTTGATAAGATATATGACAACATGCTTACAGACCTTAGTGGTGGAGAACTGCAAAGAGTTGCGATTGCGGCCTGCCTTTCTCAGGAAGCCGACCTCTATATCCTGGACGAACCCAGCGCTCACCTGGACGTAGAACAGCGTTCCATGGTCACAAAAGTCCTCAACCGCTTTGCCGAAAACAACAACAAGACAGCCCTTGTAGTAGACCACGATATCTACATGATAGATATGCTGAGCCAGAGACTCGTGGTTTTTGAAGGCAAACCTTCGGTATACGGTGAAGCGCATGGCCCATTCAGCATGGAAGATGGTATGAATAGATTCCTGAAAAACCTGGGCATAACCTTCCGCAGGGACGAGGAAACAAGGCGTCCACGTGTGAATAATCTGGGCTCAAGGCTTGATCGGGAACAAAAAGAGAGTGGAAATTACTATTACTCAGCAGGTGATTAA
- the hisD gene encoding histidinol dehydrogenase yields MVMMLFKKLSDVSEAEMQKLLSRGSGLEDVAKTVSTVLSDVRTKGDSALREYTAKFDKVELANFGVSEEEFQQALSGISPELLDHLKSAAANIRAFHEAQLPKATWFMELKPGIVLGQKATPLESVGAYAPGGRASYPSTVLMTVIPARVAGVEQVIVCTPPRPDGSVHPLTLAAAKVAGADKVFKLGGVQAIGSMAYGTETVPKVDKIVGPGNVFVTAAKMQIRDVAEIDFPAGPSEVLIIADESADAVMVASDILAQSEHDPNSVSILVTGSDTLAEAVKREVLVQAEQAARSSIIKSSLENAAILIADSLEQCIGFSNKFAPEHLEIMVADPDFVLDRIKNAGSIFIGNYSPVPVGDYASGTNHVLPTSGYARVYSGLNINHFIKYSSIQRISKSGLESLKETVIALAEEEGLQAHADAIRTRFGYKPSK; encoded by the coding sequence ATGGTCATGATGTTATTCAAAAAGTTGTCTGATGTTTCGGAAGCTGAAATGCAGAAATTGCTCTCCCGGGGTTCCGGGCTTGAGGACGTAGCAAAAACCGTTTCAACCGTGCTTTCGGATGTGCGTACCAAAGGAGATTCCGCGCTCAGGGAATATACGGCTAAGTTCGATAAAGTTGAACTTGCAAACTTTGGGGTAAGTGAGGAGGAATTTCAACAGGCTCTTTCCGGCATAAGTCCAGAACTTCTGGATCACCTTAAATCCGCAGCTGCAAACATACGGGCTTTCCATGAAGCTCAGCTTCCGAAAGCTACCTGGTTTATGGAACTCAAACCAGGGATCGTGCTGGGTCAAAAGGCAACACCTCTGGAAAGTGTAGGTGCGTATGCTCCAGGAGGGCGGGCATCCTATCCTTCAACCGTGCTCATGACTGTAATCCCTGCCAGGGTTGCAGGTGTAGAGCAGGTTATAGTGTGTACGCCTCCAAGGCCGGATGGCTCCGTACACCCGCTTACACTTGCCGCTGCAAAGGTTGCAGGGGCGGACAAAGTGTTCAAGCTTGGAGGTGTGCAGGCTATAGGGTCAATGGCTTATGGGACTGAAACAGTTCCTAAGGTGGATAAAATCGTAGGGCCTGGAAATGTTTTTGTCACAGCTGCCAAAATGCAGATCAGGGATGTTGCAGAAATTGATTTTCCGGCCGGCCCAAGCGAAGTACTCATTATTGCAGATGAGTCCGCAGATGCCGTTATGGTCGCCTCGGATATTCTTGCACAATCCGAACACGATCCAAATTCGGTTTCGATACTCGTCACAGGTTCGGATACGCTGGCAGAAGCTGTAAAAAGAGAGGTTCTGGTTCAGGCGGAACAGGCTGCAAGAAGCAGTATTATAAAATCTTCTCTTGAAAATGCCGCAATTCTTATTGCAGATTCCCTGGAACAATGTATTGGCTTTAGCAATAAATTTGCTCCCGAACACCTTGAGATAATGGTAGCGGACCCGGATTTTGTACTTGACAGGATTAAAAACGCAGGATCGATTTTTATAGGAAACTATTCTCCTGTCCCTGTTGGGGATTATGCCTCAGGTACAAATCACGTGCTCCCCACATCTGGATATGCCAGAGTTTATTCTGGTCTGAATATAAACCATTTTATTAAATACTCAAGTATTCAGAGAATCAGTAAGAGTGGGCTTGAAAGTCTAAAAGAAACTGTAATCGCATTAGCCGAGGAAGAGGGTCTACAGGCACATGCTGATGCTATTAGAACTCGTTTTGGGTATAAACCCTCTAAATAA